The Agrobacterium cucumeris genome has a segment encoding these proteins:
- the minC gene encoding septum site-determining protein MinC, which yields MTKVLTDQRSIRIKGRSFLAVVLSPESPVDQWLERLDDLAARSAGFFLSRPVVLDVSELSLDKAGLKSLLSALTERNVGIMGIEGVRPSMIEPGMPPSLKGGKPASDVEVEPVAVAAELPEEKPRAAGEIRAVVQSLVINEPVRSGQSIMFPEGDVTVIGSVASGAEIIAGGSVHIYGALRGRAMAGSLGNVSARIFCRKLEAELLAIDGVYKVAEDIDEKLRGQPVQLWLENDTIRAEKLG from the coding sequence ATGACCAAAGTGCTAACAGACCAGCGTTCGATCCGTATCAAAGGCCGCTCCTTCCTCGCGGTCGTCCTGTCCCCCGAATCTCCGGTCGATCAATGGCTGGAGCGGCTTGATGATCTCGCCGCCCGCTCGGCCGGCTTCTTCCTGTCGCGTCCGGTTGTTCTGGATGTGTCGGAACTGTCACTCGACAAGGCGGGACTGAAGTCGCTTCTCTCGGCGCTGACGGAGCGCAATGTCGGCATCATGGGCATTGAGGGCGTTCGCCCTTCGATGATCGAGCCGGGCATGCCGCCGTCGCTGAAGGGCGGGAAGCCCGCTTCCGATGTCGAGGTGGAGCCGGTTGCGGTTGCTGCCGAATTGCCGGAAGAAAAGCCGCGTGCTGCGGGCGAAATCCGTGCCGTGGTGCAGTCGCTGGTCATCAACGAGCCGGTTCGCTCCGGCCAGTCAATCATGTTTCCCGAAGGGGATGTGACCGTTATCGGTTCGGTCGCCTCGGGTGCGGAAATCATCGCCGGCGGTTCGGTGCATATCTACGGCGCCCTGCGTGGGCGTGCCATGGCCGGTTCGCTCGGCAACGTCTCGGCGCGCATCTTCTGCCGCAAGCTCGAGGCAGAGCTTCTGGCCATCGATGGCGTCTACAAGGTTGCCGAAGACATCGACGAAAAGCTGCGCGGCCAGCCGGTTCAGCTGTGGCTGGAAAACGATACGATCAGGGCCGAAAAACTTGGCTGA
- the minD gene encoding septum site-determining protein MinD encodes MGKVVVVTSGKGGVGKTTSTAALGAALAQNKQKVVVVDFDVGLRNLDLVMGAERRVVYDLVNVIQGDAKLTQALIRDKRLETLFLLPASQTRDKDNLTPEGVEWVINELKKHFDWVICDSPAGIERGATLAMRHADVAVVVTNPEVSSVRDSDRIIGLLDSKTLKAERGERMEKHLLLTRYDSARAERGDMLKVDDVLEILSIPLLGIIPESTDVLRASNVGAPVTLADARCAPAMAYFDAARRLSGEDIPVVIPGEKRGIFSKIFARRAA; translated from the coding sequence ATGGGGAAGGTAGTCGTTGTTACTTCCGGCAAGGGCGGGGTTGGCAAGACCACCTCGACTGCAGCGCTTGGCGCCGCGCTGGCGCAGAACAAGCAGAAGGTCGTGGTCGTCGATTTTGATGTCGGCCTGCGTAACCTCGATCTCGTCATGGGTGCTGAACGCCGGGTGGTTTACGATCTCGTCAACGTCATTCAGGGCGATGCCAAGCTGACGCAGGCGCTGATCCGCGACAAGCGCCTCGAGACGCTGTTCCTGCTGCCTGCCTCGCAGACCCGCGACAAGGACAATCTGACGCCGGAAGGTGTCGAATGGGTCATCAACGAGTTGAAGAAACATTTCGACTGGGTGATCTGCGACAGCCCGGCCGGCATCGAACGCGGCGCAACGCTGGCCATGCGCCATGCGGATGTGGCCGTCGTCGTCACCAACCCGGAAGTCTCCTCGGTACGCGACAGCGACCGCATCATCGGCCTCCTGGATTCCAAGACGCTGAAGGCTGAACGCGGCGAGCGCATGGAAAAGCATCTGCTGCTGACGCGTTACGATTCCGCCCGCGCCGAACGCGGCGACATGCTGAAGGTGGATGACGTTTTGGAAATCCTCTCCATTCCGCTGCTCGGCATCATTCCGGAAAGCACGGATGTGCTGCGCGCCTCCAACGTTGGCGCTCCGGTAACGCTGGCGGATGCCCGCTGCGCCCCGGCCATGGCCTATTTCGACGCCGCTCGCCGCCTCTCCGGCGAGGACATTCCGGTCGTCATCCCCGGCGAGAAGCGTGGCATCTTCTCCAAGATCTTTGCAAGGAGGGCTGCATGA
- the minE gene encoding cell division topological specificity factor MinE, with protein sequence MSIFSLFRKQKSAPLARERLQVLLAHERASSGTDLVAVLREEILAVIAKHVQIDSDRVHVKMDRDEHVSILEIDVEIPLSADLRAA encoded by the coding sequence ATGAGCATCTTCAGTCTCTTCCGTAAACAGAAGTCGGCACCGCTTGCGCGTGAACGGCTGCAGGTGCTGCTGGCCCACGAGCGGGCATCGTCGGGAACCGATCTCGTCGCTGTCCTGCGGGAAGAAATTCTCGCCGTGATTGCCAAGCATGTGCAGATCGACAGCGATAGGGTGCATGTGAAGATGGATCGTGACGAGCATGTCTCCATCTTGGAGATTGATGTCGAGATACCGTTGAGTGCGGACCTGCGCGCTGCATAA
- a CDS encoding amino acid ABC transporter substrate-binding protein: MQRSTLGLAFGILSLLSTQAASEDSQPPTLETIARTGTIRLGYADHNIPFSYLGTGAEPIGYSIELCLRVADSIKTKLGLPDLKIDFVKRTPSNRITLLNDGTIDIECVASTNTEERRKAVWFSYSHFITGTRYVALKSSRLNTVADLAGRTVVVTTGTINISQLNVLNRKLGLNIAVLQNDSTAGGFEMVTENRASAFVMDDILLRSFVAETGKPDDYSISNEYLAPPQPYGLMLRHGDTGFRDAVNEALGQIYKSGEIEKIYEKWFNAPIPPNGINLKRPMPGDLAEVFRRPVDTTADK, from the coding sequence ATGCAGAGATCGACATTGGGGCTTGCATTCGGAATTTTAAGTCTTTTATCCACCCAGGCGGCAAGTGAAGATAGCCAGCCGCCGACCCTCGAAACCATTGCGAGGACCGGCACCATCCGGCTGGGTTATGCCGATCACAATATTCCCTTTTCCTATCTCGGCACCGGTGCAGAACCGATCGGCTACAGCATCGAGCTTTGCCTGAGGGTGGCGGATTCCATCAAGACGAAACTGGGCTTGCCGGACCTGAAGATCGACTTCGTCAAACGCACCCCCAGCAACCGCATTACGCTTCTCAATGACGGCACGATCGACATTGAGTGCGTGGCAAGTACCAATACGGAGGAAAGACGCAAGGCGGTGTGGTTTTCCTACAGCCATTTCATCACCGGCACGCGTTATGTGGCGCTGAAATCCAGCCGTTTGAACACGGTTGCCGATCTCGCTGGCCGCACCGTGGTGGTGACGACCGGAACCATCAATATCAGCCAGTTGAATGTGCTGAACCGCAAGCTGGGGCTGAATATCGCCGTTCTGCAGAATGACAGCACCGCAGGCGGTTTCGAGATGGTGACGGAAAACCGTGCCTCTGCCTTTGTCATGGACGATATTCTTCTGCGGTCCTTCGTCGCCGAGACAGGCAAGCCCGACGACTATTCCATATCGAACGAATATCTCGCCCCGCCGCAGCCCTATGGCCTGATGCTCCGCCACGGGGATACCGGTTTCCGGGATGCTGTCAATGAAGCGTTGGGGCAAATCTACAAGAGTGGAGAAATCGAAAAAATCTATGAAAAGTGGTTCAATGCGCCAATCCCGCCGAACGGCATCAACCTGAAGCGCCCAATGCCCGGCGATCTGGCCGAGGTATTCCGAAGGCCCGTTGATACGACGGCAGACAAATGA
- a CDS encoding amino acid ABC transporter substrate-binding protein yields MRLAVFCLFVTCFAPITPLQAASEGDTLQQIARTAKIRIGYREAEPPFSYQLPDGEVTGFSTDLCRTISEDIRKKLKLDRLELEYVKATPATRFILVRSGQIDIECAATTNNSERRKIVDFSYPNFMTATQFLSRRQDNLKNLADLAGRSVTSASGTVNIEQLNAINREKNLNISVMPTKTNEEAFALVVSGKASAFVMDGILLAALAATSENPNLYALSQETLSAPEPYGLVFRRDDPAFKAAVNESLKQIFDGPAIHDLYEKWFTKPIPPNGMNLNLPMAASLKQAYEHPSEYRD; encoded by the coding sequence ATGCGTCTTGCGGTATTTTGCCTTTTCGTCACATGCTTTGCCCCCATCACCCCGCTGCAGGCCGCCAGCGAAGGCGATACGCTGCAGCAGATTGCCAGGACCGCAAAAATCCGCATCGGCTACCGCGAAGCCGAGCCGCCTTTTTCCTACCAGCTGCCGGATGGAGAGGTGACGGGTTTTTCGACCGATCTCTGTCGGACGATCAGTGAGGATATCCGCAAGAAGCTAAAGCTCGACAGGCTCGAGCTCGAATATGTCAAGGCCACGCCCGCCACCCGCTTCATTCTTGTCCGCAGCGGCCAGATCGATATCGAATGCGCCGCCACTACCAACAACAGCGAACGCCGGAAAATCGTCGATTTCTCCTATCCGAACTTCATGACCGCGACGCAGTTTCTATCGCGCAGACAGGACAATCTGAAAAACCTTGCCGATCTGGCTGGCCGCTCCGTCACCTCCGCTTCCGGTACCGTCAATATCGAACAGCTGAATGCCATAAACCGGGAAAAGAACCTCAATATCTCGGTCATGCCGACGAAAACCAATGAGGAAGCCTTCGCGCTCGTCGTTTCCGGCAAGGCCTCCGCCTTCGTCATGGATGGTATCCTGCTAGCGGCCCTGGCTGCGACATCCGAAAATCCGAACCTTTATGCGCTTTCGCAGGAAACGCTGAGCGCACCGGAACCTTATGGGCTGGTTTTCCGGCGCGACGACCCAGCCTTCAAGGCGGCGGTCAACGAAAGTCTCAAGCAGATTTTCGACGGTCCTGCCATTCACGACCTCTATGAAAAATGGTTCACCAAGCCCATTCCGCCCAACGGCATGAACCTGAACCTGCCGATGGCGGCAAGTTTGAAACAGGCCTACGAACATCCGAGTGAATATCGTGACTGA
- a CDS encoding EAL domain-containing protein, which translates to MEETAYRGIDRQTEPGHTLDSTTQPENARFSRRRSLASKITLIFLGGVIFSYSIGALVGWYMFVAAASEQWLNQARVNSQIASATLRSIYTYVSVTADESGQVNGILTDKPIGDDESILVTGFNPSDVLALIGAQTKNAVWLFRYDETDSGFRQIAAAFDNATDDAEKPLATDPIFAKDGVAARFATGFATIGESSHYIGLLPIISTETKRPIGAVAVSIGGSDALYGAQRKLIYNSLAALIVVLTVTGVLVTVIARHFLKPVPALVQATLRIAREETDIVTPFQERRDEIGDMATAIETLREAVLERGRLRQIRDMAEQLEHMAHHDALTGLPNRVLLMKTLENRLEHLAVSGQPFNVMLLDLDRFKAVNDTLGHAAGDALLVAVASRISAVLGENDMVSRLGGDEFAIIQAGSNDYRTDAAQLAKRVVHAVSRSFNLEGSDISVDTSIGIACAPDHGTSATQLLQQADLGLYRAKSMGCGLFVFYEPGMDMAAQHKHALEIDMKSALENHEFELHYQPVVNLQSGRIVAYEALARWRHSKLGLITPDRFIAIAEENNFIKPLGEWVLAQACMDAMAWPKDIRLAVNLSAVQLGNDDIVPVVDRALETSGFPAERLELEVTETAMLERDSSARALKLLKERGVRLALDDFGTGYAGLSTLTHVAFDKIKIDREFVSGLPANPMCSAIVNTIIDMADQIGLKVTAEGVENSEQVAALKLCGCDEAQGYYFAEPAPLAHILKNRAIITPAGKDGFGSGGDQSLRDTGRPMQETYNPPQKAI; encoded by the coding sequence ATGGAAGAGACTGCCTATCGGGGGATAGATAGACAGACTGAACCCGGCCACACGCTTGACTCAACGACGCAGCCGGAAAATGCCCGGTTTTCGCGCCGCCGTTCGCTTGCCAGCAAGATAACTCTCATATTTCTGGGCGGTGTGATCTTTTCCTACAGCATCGGTGCGCTCGTCGGCTGGTACATGTTCGTTGCCGCCGCCAGCGAGCAATGGCTCAATCAGGCCCGCGTCAATTCGCAGATCGCCAGCGCGACGCTGCGCAGCATCTACACCTATGTCAGCGTTACCGCCGACGAGAGCGGTCAGGTCAACGGCATATTGACCGACAAGCCGATCGGCGACGACGAATCCATTCTCGTTACCGGCTTCAATCCCAGCGATGTTCTCGCCCTCATCGGCGCGCAGACCAAAAATGCCGTCTGGCTTTTCCGTTATGACGAAACCGATTCCGGCTTCAGGCAGATCGCCGCAGCCTTCGACAACGCCACCGATGACGCCGAAAAACCGCTCGCGACGGACCCCATTTTCGCGAAGGATGGTGTCGCGGCGCGGTTCGCCACCGGCTTTGCCACCATCGGAGAGTCCAGCCATTACATCGGCCTGCTGCCGATCATCAGCACGGAAACAAAAAGGCCGATCGGTGCGGTCGCCGTCAGTATCGGCGGTTCGGATGCGCTTTATGGCGCGCAGCGCAAGCTGATCTACAATTCGCTCGCCGCCCTGATCGTGGTGCTGACGGTCACGGGCGTGCTTGTTACGGTGATCGCGAGGCATTTCCTGAAGCCCGTTCCGGCCCTGGTGCAGGCAACGCTGCGGATCGCCCGCGAGGAAACCGATATTGTTACCCCGTTTCAGGAACGCAGAGACGAGATTGGCGACATGGCAACCGCCATCGAAACACTGCGCGAAGCGGTTCTGGAACGCGGGCGCCTCAGGCAGATACGGGATATGGCCGAGCAGCTGGAACATATGGCGCATCACGATGCGCTGACCGGTCTTCCCAACCGCGTATTGCTGATGAAGACGCTGGAGAACCGTCTCGAACATCTTGCCGTATCCGGCCAGCCATTCAACGTCATGCTGCTCGATCTCGACCGCTTCAAGGCCGTCAACGATACGCTGGGCCACGCCGCCGGCGATGCTTTGCTGGTGGCCGTCGCTTCACGGATTTCCGCCGTGCTCGGTGAAAACGACATGGTGAGCCGGCTCGGTGGCGACGAATTCGCCATCATTCAGGCGGGAAGCAACGACTACCGGACAGATGCAGCCCAGTTGGCAAAACGGGTGGTGCACGCGGTCTCACGCAGCTTTAATCTCGAAGGCAGCGACATCAGCGTCGATACCAGCATCGGCATCGCCTGCGCACCGGACCACGGCACCTCCGCCACCCAGCTTCTGCAGCAGGCCGATCTCGGACTTTACCGCGCGAAATCCATGGGCTGCGGCCTTTTCGTATTTTACGAGCCCGGCATGGATATGGCGGCGCAGCACAAGCATGCGCTGGAAATAGACATGAAATCCGCCCTCGAAAACCACGAATTCGAGCTGCATTACCAGCCCGTGGTCAACCTGCAGAGCGGCCGCATCGTCGCGTATGAAGCGCTGGCCCGCTGGCGTCACAGCAAGCTTGGCCTCATCACGCCGGACCGCTTCATCGCAATTGCCGAAGAAAACAACTTCATCAAGCCGCTCGGCGAATGGGTTCTGGCGCAGGCCTGCATGGATGCCATGGCCTGGCCAAAGGATATCAGGCTGGCCGTCAACCTCTCCGCTGTCCAGCTCGGCAATGATGACATCGTCCCCGTTGTCGATCGCGCCCTTGAAACATCCGGCTTCCCGGCGGAACGGCTGGAACTGGAAGTGACGGAAACGGCAATGCTTGAGCGCGACAGCAGCGCAAGAGCGCTGAAGCTGTTGAAAGAAAGGGGCGTCCGTCTCGCCCTTGACGATTTCGGCACCGGCTATGCCGGTTTGAGCACGCTGACCCACGTGGCCTTCGACAAGATCAAGATCGACCGCGAATTCGTCTCCGGCCTGCCTGCCAATCCCATGTGCTCGGCGATCGTCAACACCATCATCGACATGGCTGATCAGATCGGCCTGAAGGTGACCGCCGAGGGCGTGGAAAACAGCGAACAGGTTGCCGCATTGAAACTTTGCGGCTGCGACGAGGCGCAGGGTTATTATTTCGCCGAACCGGCGCCACTTGCGCATATCCTCAAAAATCGCGCCATCATCACGCCGGCCGGGAAAGACGGGTTTGGCAGCGGAGGCGACCAGTCGCTGCGCGACACCGGGCGTCCAATGCAGGAAACCTATAACCCGCCACAAAAAGCGATTTGA